Proteins encoded together in one Camelina sativa cultivar DH55 chromosome 9, Cs, whole genome shotgun sequence window:
- the LOC104711343 gene encoding uncharacterized protein LOC104711343: MFGRLRPPPSSPDCLERYPAKIIKDDPLSVYESTLLKLKQGSKLETSSETEGEENMSSSSSQVFSSDSKSGDTHDATMAIDSSESSKQLKNKNPSVLSMFCKYKNQAQARNMKTKTTQE, from the exons ATGTTTGGGAGGCTGAGACCGCCGCCATCGTCGCCGGACTGTTTGGAGAGATATCCGGCGAAAATCATCAAAGACGATCCTCTCTCCGTCTACG AGTCAACACTGTTGAAGCTTAAGCAAGGATCAAAACTGGAGACTTCATCAGAAACAGAGGGCGAGGAGAAtatgtcatcatcatcgtctcaGGTCTTCTCTTCGGATTCAAAATCAGGAGACACTCATGATGCAACAATGGCTATAGACTCGAGTGAAAGTTCGAaacagttgaagaacaagaaccCATCTGTACTATCCATGTTTTGCAAGTACAAGAATCAAGCTCAAGCACGAAACATGAAGACAAAGACGACTCAAGAGTGA